The Ricinus communis isolate WT05 ecotype wild-type chromosome 8, ASM1957865v1, whole genome shotgun sequence sequence ATGTGAATCTGGATGCCGGGGTTCTGTTAGTTTTTCTTCATGCTTTTGCTGGATTCATATTGTGCCATGGGAATTTTGGGATCTAGTCACGTTGAAAGCTATTTTCTTGTGCTGATCATAAAAGTAGGGCCGGGTCTGTTATGTGAAATGATACAAGACTAGTTTCTGTGCATTGAACGGTGATTTAGATATCGCCTTAATTAAAAGCATATCAACTGTCAATGTCATCTACTGAAACATAAGATTAGCTGCATCATAccttttttgtttcttgatttctttctcATGTTGCAAGTCTAGagttagaaaatagaaaaaccaGTAGTgggtatatataatatataatgcTTGTTCAAAGCTAAGCTAttctatttcatttatatGTCTAAGCTATTCCAGGTTTCCATCGCTCTTAAAGTCATAATAATCCTGGTTTTGTGGGGACTCTCTTGACGCCTGAATTACTCTGTGGGATCTTGCATCTCCATGATCCCTTCTACtctttcatcaattgaaaaaagaaCATTCACTGCCAACAAGAATCGCATGGCAACAGGCTGTTTGCATACCAGAAAATTCCCAGACAATTccttaagaaaaagaaaacagaatgCAGTCGGATTGAATAAAACCACATAAAAATTGTTTAGTTTAgatatcataaaaaaagagttaatgtatgatgtaaaattaaaagttaaaccTGTAAAAGTGTAATCAAAGTTCATATGCCAATTATGCatttagcattaagctttttGAATTGTGAAAAtctatctttaaaaataaaaaaatatatgttttatttacaaaactgaaaaacaaaatttaaaagggaaaaaaaaaaaaaaccagaGACAATTGAAGCTAATTTTAAATGGAGGGGAACTCTTTTATGCCATAAATTAGTCCatgatatcttttaattaGCTCAAGTCTTGTGTAGTAGAAATCCCATATACATCTTgctagaaaaaaattaaaaaacttctcatgttcttattatattatctGTGGTTTCCAAGGACAGCTGCAAGGTTCTGCTATTATCTGGGCTTAACCAATATGTTAATATCCCAAAGTCTatgcaaaaaaaagaaagaaaatgaagaagaagaagaagagaaactGTACCAATATATACTGCAAGTTATTCAAAACCATATATTCCTAAATTTCTAATGTACTTCCACAACCAACCTCCAACCCCCATTAGAGATTTGAAAGGAAGCTTATGATCCAATCCCATAGTGTAATGTTAGTGGTTCATCAAgatcaatctcataaaggaTTAACTAGATTCTAATGGAGAAACCTaggggaaaagaaaagtatcAATTCACAATGGCCATAATTCTTTGCACCAAGTAGACCCAAAGAAGCACAGGCAGTCAAAAAATTCCTGGCGACAGTTGGGTATCAGATCTACATACTACAATAAGTCCATCCTTCAGTACAGTAACCAAAAAGTTGTTATCTTCAGTTTGAGTGTAACCTTGATTTCCCATTTTTCTGCCTGTAtatgattattataaataCAGTTAACAACAGGCACCGCTGAGAATGTACATTGGATCAGAAACATAAATTTGACAAGATTAGCAACTCACCAAAACACgtccttcttttcttgtgcTAATAGCTCTTCAAAGGAAATATCAGCAACTTCAGTGTTGCTACTCTCAATCAGCTCACCAGACTTGGCCTTCAATTCCATGCAGGCACTGATTTCAAGCATCTAAAAGGGAGAAGGTCAGAATCAAAAGAactaatcaatataatcttaGCCATAaggaaatagaaaagaaaaaaaaaaaaactagccGTCAATTTGATATAACAAAAGAGACGGCCCCACTTTTGCTTGTGAAAGGAGGTGACAAAAAGATGGTTACCCACCCCATGCCTGGAAAAAGTAATCAAAGCACCCATAAAAGGGCCTTAGCAGTAAAAGAAGCGAATTTCTCCCTATTTAAGTAGCAACATATGAGAGAAGAAACAAcatgaaaaggaaaagtaagaaaatcaaacattACAGTTATAGGAggtatattttactttttccaTCCAAGATAAAGCATTATTCTCAATTCACTAAAAAGGAAATGCATCTTTGAAAAACTTGATAAATGTCCAATGACCCTCATAAGAAACATGAAACAGATGGTACGGAGGTCTGTTATAGTAACGCCTTGTTTGACGTGAATAAGTTTTCAACAGTTACagagaaaaattagagaaCTAAAATAgaactatatatttaattgttaGCATAAACAGCATCATCAGAAACTATGAGCACATCTTGAACCATACCAATACAATCTATAATTGAAACCTTCATTTAAAGATTCTAATAATTAGGATTTGAGTTTTACCTTTTTGTATGCTGGTGAGAGTTTAAGCTGTTGCTGAAGCCAATTATAGACAAATGTATCTTCTTCTAATCTCTTTTGTTCTAGCTCCAGCTTGTATATCTGAAGAATAAAAAGCATTAAAACAAATGAGTGGCAATCCAATTGACACTATCTGCTGCTTTATTAAGCAAGAAAACTGTAATTGAATTACTAATGTGTCACCTGTTGCCGAAGGCGGTCAATTGAAGATCTATCTGCCTTGAGTAGTAGAGCCTTTGTTATAGTAAATTTACGTTTGATGACCTCAGACCTAGAAAAAATAGTAGAtgaaaatttcatattatggATATGTTAGTGGAAGAGAATAACTAGGATGTGCTATTTTAGATACCAGATATTTAAGGGGATAGGTAGCATATGGTCCAgtcataatcataaaaagaaaactaaagtgAGTTAATTCAAAGATCAAAAGATTGTTGATAAAAATGCTAAATTATGCATTATTAAGCTGTGTAAACTAATGGCCCAGAACAGATGAATCTCAGTCACAACTCACAAGGAAAACAAACTGACTAGCATAGCAGGAGACATAACAATAGCAATTTAGTGTAAAACAggcaaaagaagaatttggtTTCCAGAGAATAATCTTCAACATACTTGTGCTGCAGCTCATTTCTAGCTTCAATCAAGCAATTAGCAAAGTCTCCAACCTGCATTATAAGAGAAAGCAAAGAAGTTTATGCTCCAGATGACTTTGTGATGAAGTATTTGTTATGCAAACATTCAATTCGGAAATCCACATTTACACAGCTTAATGTTATTACTTACATGTCATAAAGCAACTACTCCAAtttaaatcatcaatttaatCTATCAACTGGACCAGACATTCCGTAATAGAGAACAAGAAGAAAGGCTTAAGCCTACTTATGGGTTAAAAATCCAACAAGTGAATTTAGCTGAAAGTTGTCCACTAGTTACAGGGTAAAATCCTGTCACCTTCAAAATTGAAAGTCTGCCTTAGAATTCTTGATAGCACTAGAAAGATTTGGCTTATATGAAACTGAATATAAAGATGCCATCTTCATTATTGCTCAAATATTTGCTAACAGTCATAAAATGATGCCAGCTATCAGAGAAAACTGAATAAATTGATAATGGGATAGAGCAATGAAACAATTATCTTGTAGCTTCAGCAGCACTTGTAGTAAGAGGAGTAGTTGCTTTTCCGGTCTTCCTCTGAGGCCTGAGAATGACTGTTTCTTGTAACAGTGATGTTTTCCAAACTACATTCCAATATGTGCTCCAGATGTACATTGTAAATTCACAATACTCATTTTCCCACAGGTAAGAGATAAccactaaaaatatattgcaTTCAGTTGCATCAGAAAAGCAATTGTATCTATCCCCTCATTTGCCAACTGACATAAACCATAACCAGTTTAAAATCCCACCACCAATGAGGAGCAGCTCATAAACCAGCCCTTGCAGTAACTCAAAAACCAAATACATGCCCAAGGTAAGCTCCCCAATGTAAATCTCACAGTTAATTTCCTCAAAGTGAGCAAAATAGTACCAATTGCAGTCCATAAAATCCTAAAACTGGCACAGGTTTACATGAATGAGCTACTATCCTAACTTGAACTTTCAAACATTATAATTAGCTATCTGACACTTTTATTACCACACCATACAACTTGCAAGTTGAAGTTTCTGTTTTAGTAGTATGTTAGATAGAGATCATCTGAACcattaattaaaatcatattttactTGTGATAGGACCATTTATAAAGTTAAAGATGCAAATTAATTCTCCACAATATACTTCTGCCTTTATTTTTCCTCTCACAATCTATCAAAGAAGTTGTTTGCTAGGTAACTTGACCGTCTAAAAAGTGCACGTGCAAGCCATATCTATAAGCAAAGAGTTCCCTCGGGAAGACAACCTAAATACCGTTCCTCATTACAAATGAATAATGGTCATAAAATACAACttcttaatcaaaataaacaataaaatggATCACAGACTCGAAATaggaaaaaatagaaatgcaGCCAAAAGCAATTCAGTGCAAACATAACAGGCATCCTTCAGAATTTTAACAAGAAACCTAATTATACCAAGATAACAACTGTCAATTAACATTAAGAGAAGAAATGAACTGAACTGAACTTAATGTTTCTAAAATAAGTACAGAATGAAAAACCTGTGCCAGTGTCAATCCTTTACTTTCATTGCACTTGACAAGATGATCATACTGCTGTTTAATCTTCCTCTGTGTAGCACTACTACTTGATGTAAACGGGTACAGACAAACCAATTCCTGTTTGACCGGACCCGATACAGAATCCGAACCATCCATTTCCCTCTCAATGCCCTTATCTTGAGccccattttcttcttcactcTTCAAATCTAATCTCTTCTTTTTagctcttttcttcttctttttcactCTGTTAGTATTATGATTATAATCAGAATCCCCAATTAACCCATTTCTCTCATCACCATGACCGGAGCGCGTTTCATCACCAAACAGAGAAGCCCATTTGGGAGAATCAGATGGCAAAATGTCAAGAAGAAGAGAACGGGTCAAATGGGTTTGGTTATTCTCACTGGTTTTACAAGTTTTgtcaattatttttgataaagaATGGTTTATAACTGATGAGTCATTTTCCTGGGTATGTTGTTCTTGTTTCTTCGCCTTGTTGAAGCTtttataaagaagaaagattgaaagagagaaagaaacagagaaagcaaagaagaataggaagaagaagaagagatgaGAAAACATGATGGGTTCCTCTTGGTCTGGAAAATAGtgtaaaaagatttaaacttttttagaGAGAAAGATCAGATATATGTGAAAATAAGGTACTGTTATAATAGCCGCCATTGAAACGCGTCATGTATACAGAGTATAGCTATTAAGCGTGAAGAAAGATAACTGCTTCAGAAAGTTCTCACTTATGTTTCATATAAATCCCAATATCATATAGTTATTTAATCAgcattttctattaaatattaaaatatattattaatttttatctattgCATAATGATTAATTgctatacaataaaaaatagttatttctatattttttataaatacaaaaactCATCTACATTAAAGATTAGAATTTAAACATAactttaaataagaattacatcaaataattattagtttttattatttaatattaaatatattttactcactttataatttcaatttttttaaaaagaaaattcaagtTCCTAAAACTGAAGTTACTATTCTATTACCATCTTGTCCCTAAGCTTTccagaagaaagaaagaaatacaCGATTAAGCCTTTCAAGTAGGAGCACAATCAAATTAAGATAGACTACATTTGTTATTGAGCAAGACAAATGAGCAAAGCTtgattactttttattaagaaaaattcatgcCTTAAAGGGTTACTGCACCTAACTATTCAATTAAAGTGTATGTTTatgtttagttaaaatttataaaaaaaaattattttatttgagaaaaaaataaaataaaaataatagatatttaGTGTTGATGATGTGTCTAAGTTAGTATTCGTAAGTGCACAAATCGTTCTTATAGTAAAAACGGTAAGTTTACCACGAGGTCAATCTCTCAATGAACTATAAaaccacttattataaagactaattatcaacgcAAAATGC is a genomic window containing:
- the LOC8266965 gene encoding uncharacterized protein LOC8266965, with translation MFSHLFFFFLFFFAFSVSFSLSIFLLYKSFNKAKKQEQHTQENDSSVINHSLSKIIDKTCKTSENNQTHLTRSLLLDILPSDSPKWASLFGDETRSGHGDERNGLIGDSDYNHNTNRVKKKKKRAKKKRLDLKSEEENGAQDKGIEREMDGSDSVSGPVKQELVCLYPFTSSSSATQRKIKQQYDHLVKCNESKGLTLAQVGDFANCLIEARNELQHKSEVIKRKFTITKALLLKADRSSIDRLRQQIYKLELEQKRLEEDTFVYNWLQQQLKLSPAYKKMLEISACMELKAKSGELIESSNTEVADISFEELLAQEKKDVFWQKNGKSRLHSN